Genomic DNA from Aphanothece sacrum FPU1:
TTGATGCTCGTAACGGAAAAGTGGCCACTAGAGGTTGGTTAGAAACTTCTGAAGTCTTAGCAACAAGTTTAGCTCAAGAAATGGCTAAATTAGGTGTAGCGGCGATTATTTATACGGATATTCATCGAGATGGCACTTTAAGCGGGCCAAACCATGAAGCATTAAGGGAATTAGCCAATCATCTTAGTATCCCCATTATTGCCTCAGGTGGAGTTAGTTCCTTAACCGACTTATTAGGGTTACTCGCTTTAGAACCTTTGGGAGTAACTGGGGTCATTGTCGGAAAAGCTTTATATACGGGAGACGTTAATCTATCAGAAGCTTTACGCGCTATCGGGCCAGGCCGTTGGCAAGATATTCCTCCTGATTTGGGAACCTCAGCTTTAGCTTGAACTACACCTACTTTAACAATTGATCATGGATAATGAATAGTTAATTATCCATTGAATCGAATTTGTTCAATAGAAAAATGCAAACTCTCTCTAAACCCGATCCCATTTATCTCGAAATATTCAAAAATCTCTATCAGTTTATTGCGGAACAAATGGGGATTACTCTACAAAATACAGCATCTTCTGTTAATATCAAAGAACGGCTTGATTTTTCCTGTGCTATTTTCGATCAACAAGGATTATTAGTAGCTAATGCACCCCATATTCCTGTACATTTAGGGAGTATGAGTGAAAGTATTAAAAGTTTAATTCAAGATAAAGGTAATCTATTAAAATCTGGAGATGTTTATCTCTCAAATAACCCTTATAATGGCGGAACTCATTTACCTGATGTAACCGCTATTACTCCTGTATTTGATGATAGTAATCAGCAGATTTTATTCTATGTTGCCTCTAGAGGACATCAATCTGATATTGGGGGCATTACTCCAGGTTCGATGCCTCCTCATTCAACTTCTATTATAGAAGAAGGTATCTTATTTGATAACTTTATTTTAGTTAATAAAGGACAATTTCAAGAAGTAACGTTAAGGGAGATTTTAGCAGATAATCCCTATCCAGCTAGAAATCCAGAGCAAAATATTGCGGATTTTCAAGCTCAAATTGCTGCCAATGAAAAAGGACTCCAAGAACTTCATAAAATGGTTTCAAATTATGGATTAGAAACTGTTCAAGCTTATATGAAGTTTGTTCAAGATAATGCTGAAGAATCTGTCAAAAAAGCAATTGATGTGTTAAGCAATGGCTCATTTATTTATGAGTTAGATAATGGGGCAAAGATTCAAGTTAAAGTAACCATAGATGCTAATAATAGAAGTGCTATTATTGATTTTACAGGAACTTCTGAGCAACTTAATAATAATTTTAATGCACCTAAAGCGGTGACACAAGCAGCAGTTTTATATGTGTTTAGAACCTTAGTTGATGATAATATTCCTCTTAATGCTGGATGTCTTAAACCTCTCAATATTATTATTCCTGAAGGTTGTATGCTTAACCCTAAATATCCGGCCGCAGTTGTTGCTGGAAATGTAGAAACTTCTCAAGCAGTTGTTGATGCTTTATATGGCGCATTAGGCGTTTTAGCTGCATCTCAAGGAACTATGAATAATTTTACATTTGGTAATGAAAAATATCAATATTATGAGACAATTTGTGGGGGTTCTGGTGCAGGAATTAACTTTAATGGAACTGATGCAGTTCATACTCATATGACTAATTCTCGTTTGACTGACCCCGAAGTATTAGAATTTCGGTATCCCGTATTAATAGAAGATTTTTGCATTCGTTATAATAGTGGAGGAAAGGGTCAATATTCGGGAGGAAATGGAGTTATTAGAAAAATTAAATTCTTGGAAAATATGACCGCTAATATTCTTTCTAATCATCGTTTAATTTCGACTTTTGGGTTAGCAGGAGGTGAACCAGGGAAAGTTGGTAAAAATTGGGTAAAACGTCATGATGGAACTGAGGAAATTTTAAGCAGTACGGATACAGTTGAAATGAATCATGAAGATACTTTTATTATAGAAACTCCCGGTGGTGGTGGGTTTAACAAGTTTAACCCTGTAGGGGCATGGCATTAACAATCTGTGAAAATTACCACAATATTAATGTTGCCATGCCCCATATTTTTGTCAATCATTGTGATTTGGGTATGGCATTTTTTTAGAAGCATTTTATAGGCGCAATGCTTTTCCATTATCTATATAATATCATGTCAAGTCAAGGTTGTCAAGAACAAATTTGAGTTATTATAGAATTAGTAAAATTATTAATCCTTGCCCTATTCCTAACTGATAATCCGAAAAAATGTCTAAACAATCCAATTATACTTTTGTCTTCCTAGAAATCTTCTCCCAAGAAGGAGGAATACAAGCTTATGTTAAAGATGTCATACTTGCTTAT
This window encodes:
- the hisA gene encoding 1-(5-phosphoribosyl)-5-[(5-phosphoribosylamino)methylideneamino]imidazole-4-carboxamide isomerase — its product is MDVIPAIDLLDGRCVRLYQGDYQQSQVYNENPVEVARQWAAEGATRLHLVDLDGAKQGKPVNLGTIEAIVKAISIPVQVGGGLRDRPSVAELFNLGVERAILGTVAVENPSLVEELCRAFPGQIAVGIDARNGKVATRGWLETSEVLATSLAQEMAKLGVAAIIYTDIHRDGTLSGPNHEALRELANHLSIPIIASGGVSSLTDLLGLLALEPLGVTGVIVGKALYTGDVNLSEALRAIGPGRWQDIPPDLGTSALA
- a CDS encoding hydantoinase B/oxoprolinase family protein, which translates into the protein MQTLSKPDPIYLEIFKNLYQFIAEQMGITLQNTASSVNIKERLDFSCAIFDQQGLLVANAPHIPVHLGSMSESIKSLIQDKGNLLKSGDVYLSNNPYNGGTHLPDVTAITPVFDDSNQQILFYVASRGHQSDIGGITPGSMPPHSTSIIEEGILFDNFILVNKGQFQEVTLREILADNPYPARNPEQNIADFQAQIAANEKGLQELHKMVSNYGLETVQAYMKFVQDNAEESVKKAIDVLSNGSFIYELDNGAKIQVKVTIDANNRSAIIDFTGTSEQLNNNFNAPKAVTQAAVLYVFRTLVDDNIPLNAGCLKPLNIIIPEGCMLNPKYPAAVVAGNVETSQAVVDALYGALGVLAASQGTMNNFTFGNEKYQYYETICGGSGAGINFNGTDAVHTHMTNSRLTDPEVLEFRYPVLIEDFCIRYNSGGKGQYSGGNGVIRKIKFLENMTANILSNHRLISTFGLAGGEPGKVGKNWVKRHDGTEEILSSTDTVEMNHEDTFIIETPGGGGFNKFNPVGAWH